One stretch of Vulpes lagopus strain Blue_001 chromosome 12, ASM1834538v1, whole genome shotgun sequence DNA includes these proteins:
- the INPP5K gene encoding inositol polyphosphate 5-phosphatase K isoform X1 has translation MAALNPGKPTEPRSKRLSIQVVTWNVASAAPPLDLSDLLQLNKDNLNLDMYVIGLQEMNCGIMSLLSDTAFEDPWSSFFMDVLSPLSFVKVSSVRMQGLLLLFFAKHHHLPFVQILSTKSTPTGLFGYWGNKGGVNICMKLYGYYISIINCHLPPHMANNDQRLEHFDRILEMQNFEEQDIPNILDHDLILWFGDMNFRIEDFGLHFVRESIKNRCYSDLWEKDQLSIAKRHDPLLRQFQEGPLLFPPTYKFDKNSNNYDTSEKKRKPAWTDRILWRLKRQPQANPNQRLPVPHFCLSLRSYVSHMMYCISDHKPVTSTFDLELKPLVSVPPITLMPEGLWTMENDMLISYSLTPDFLSSPWDWIGLYKVGLRHINDYVSYVWVGDNQVSFSNGLIQVYFNTRDIPETEDQFLLCYYSNNLHSVVGISKPFKIQPSSFLAEDPLSEAQPHI, from the exons ATGGCGGCCCTGAACCCAGGGAAGCCGACCGAACCAAGAAGCAAAAGGCTCAG CATACAAGTTGTGACATGGAACGTGGCCTCTGCAGCACCTCCTCTAGACCTCAGTGATCTTCTTCAGCTGAACAAAGACAATTTGAATCTGGACATGTATGTCATTGG TTTGCAGGAAATGAACTGTGGGATCATGAGCCTCCTTTCTGACACTGCCTTTGAAGACCCATGGAGCAGTTTCTTCATGGATGTGCTTTCCCCTCTGAGCTTCGTCAAG GTGTCCAGTGTCCGCATGCAGGGGCTCCTCTTACTGTTCTTTGCCAAGCATCATCATTTGCCCTTTGTCCAGATCCTCTCTACTAAATCCACCCCCACTGGCCTCTTCGGGTACTGG GGGAACAAAGGAGGTGTCAACATCTGCATGAAGCTTTATGGCTACTATATCAGCATCATCAactgccacctgcccccccatATGGCCAACAATGACCAGAGGCTGGAGCACTTTGACCGGATCTTGGAGATGCAGAATTTTGAAGAACAGGATATCCCTAACATCCTGGACCATGA CCTCATTCTCTGGTTTGGAGACATGAACTTTCGGATTGAGGACTTTGGGCTGCATTTTGTTCGGGAATCCATAAAAAATCGGTGCTACAGTGACCTGTGGGAGAAGGATCAG CTCAGCATCGCCAAGAGACACGATCCACTGCTCCGGCAATTCCAGGAGGGCCCCCTGCTCTTCCCACCCACCTACAAGTTTGATAAGAACTCCAACAATTATGACACCAG tgAGAAAAAACGCAAGCCTGCATGGACCGACCGCATCCTATGGAGGTTGAAGCGGCAGCCCCAGGCCAATCCCAACCAGAGGCTGCCAGTCCCCcacttctgcctgtctctgaggAGCTATGTCAGCCACATGATGTACTGCATCAGTGACCATAAGCCTGTCACCAGCACCTTTGACTTGGAG CTGAAGCCGTTGGTGTCTGTCCCACCGATCACCCTGATGCCCGAGGGGCTGTGGACCATGGAGAACGACATGTTGATCAGCTACTCCTTGACCCCAGACTTTCTCAGCAGCCCCTGGGACTGGATTGGACTATACAAG GTGGGGCTGCGCCACATTAATGACTACGTGTCCTATGTCTGGGTCGGGGACAACCAGGTCTCCTTCAGCAATGGGCTGATCCAG GTATACTTCAATACCAGGGATATCCCTGAGACTGAGGACCAGTTTCTCCTCTGTTACTATAGCAACAATCTACATTCTGTGGTGGGGATAAGCAAACCCTTCAAG ATCCAGCCTAGCTCCTTTTTGGCGGAGGACCCGCTGAGTGAAGCCCAACCACATATCTGA
- the INPP5K gene encoding inositol polyphosphate 5-phosphatase K isoform X2, with product MNCGIMSLLSDTAFEDPWSSFFMDVLSPLSFVKVSSVRMQGLLLLFFAKHHHLPFVQILSTKSTPTGLFGYWGNKGGVNICMKLYGYYISIINCHLPPHMANNDQRLEHFDRILEMQNFEEQDIPNILDHDLILWFGDMNFRIEDFGLHFVRESIKNRCYSDLWEKDQLSIAKRHDPLLRQFQEGPLLFPPTYKFDKNSNNYDTSEKKRKPAWTDRILWRLKRQPQANPNQRLPVPHFCLSLRSYVSHMMYCISDHKPVTSTFDLELKPLVSVPPITLMPEGLWTMENDMLISYSLTPDFLSSPWDWIGLYKVGLRHINDYVSYVWVGDNQVSFSNGLIQVYFNTRDIPETEDQFLLCYYSNNLHSVVGISKPFKIQPSSFLAEDPLSEAQPHI from the exons ATGAACTGTGGGATCATGAGCCTCCTTTCTGACACTGCCTTTGAAGACCCATGGAGCAGTTTCTTCATGGATGTGCTTTCCCCTCTGAGCTTCGTCAAG GTGTCCAGTGTCCGCATGCAGGGGCTCCTCTTACTGTTCTTTGCCAAGCATCATCATTTGCCCTTTGTCCAGATCCTCTCTACTAAATCCACCCCCACTGGCCTCTTCGGGTACTGG GGGAACAAAGGAGGTGTCAACATCTGCATGAAGCTTTATGGCTACTATATCAGCATCATCAactgccacctgcccccccatATGGCCAACAATGACCAGAGGCTGGAGCACTTTGACCGGATCTTGGAGATGCAGAATTTTGAAGAACAGGATATCCCTAACATCCTGGACCATGA CCTCATTCTCTGGTTTGGAGACATGAACTTTCGGATTGAGGACTTTGGGCTGCATTTTGTTCGGGAATCCATAAAAAATCGGTGCTACAGTGACCTGTGGGAGAAGGATCAG CTCAGCATCGCCAAGAGACACGATCCACTGCTCCGGCAATTCCAGGAGGGCCCCCTGCTCTTCCCACCCACCTACAAGTTTGATAAGAACTCCAACAATTATGACACCAG tgAGAAAAAACGCAAGCCTGCATGGACCGACCGCATCCTATGGAGGTTGAAGCGGCAGCCCCAGGCCAATCCCAACCAGAGGCTGCCAGTCCCCcacttctgcctgtctctgaggAGCTATGTCAGCCACATGATGTACTGCATCAGTGACCATAAGCCTGTCACCAGCACCTTTGACTTGGAG CTGAAGCCGTTGGTGTCTGTCCCACCGATCACCCTGATGCCCGAGGGGCTGTGGACCATGGAGAACGACATGTTGATCAGCTACTCCTTGACCCCAGACTTTCTCAGCAGCCCCTGGGACTGGATTGGACTATACAAG GTGGGGCTGCGCCACATTAATGACTACGTGTCCTATGTCTGGGTCGGGGACAACCAGGTCTCCTTCAGCAATGGGCTGATCCAG GTATACTTCAATACCAGGGATATCCCTGAGACTGAGGACCAGTTTCTCCTCTGTTACTATAGCAACAATCTACATTCTGTGGTGGGGATAAGCAAACCCTTCAAG ATCCAGCCTAGCTCCTTTTTGGCGGAGGACCCGCTGAGTGAAGCCCAACCACATATCTGA